One window of Campylobacter avium LMG 24591 genomic DNA carries:
- a CDS encoding peroxiredoxin, translating to MIVTKKAPDFTAPAVLGNNQIVEDFNLYKNIGEKGAVVFFYPKDFTFVCPSEIIAFDKRYDEFKARGIEVIGISGDNEFSHFAWKNTPVNQGGIGQVRYPLVADLTKSIARGFDVLFNEAVALRGSFLLDKDGTVRHAVINDLPLGRNIDEMIRMVDTMLFTNEHGEVCPAGWNKGDSGMKADPKGVADYLSKNEGKL from the coding sequence ATGATAGTTACTAAGAAAGCACCGGATTTTACAGCTCCGGCAGTTTTGGGAAACAATCAAATAGTTGAGGATTTCAATCTTTACAAAAACATAGGCGAAAAAGGTGCGGTTGTGTTTTTCTACCCTAAAGATTTCACTTTCGTTTGTCCTTCAGAAATCATAGCTTTTGATAAAAGATATGATGAATTCAAGGCTCGTGGCATAGAGGTTATCGGTATATCAGGCGATAATGAATTTTCACATTTTGCTTGGAAAAACACCCCTGTAAATCAAGGTGGTATAGGTCAGGTAAGATACCCATTAGTAGCTGATTTGACAAAGTCTATCGCTAGAGGCTTTGATGTGCTTTTCAATGAAGCTGTGGCGCTTAGAGGTTCGTTTTTGCTAGATAAAGACGGCACAGTAAGACACGCTGTGATAAATGACTTACCACTTGGCAGAAATATAGACGAGATGATAAGAATGGTAGATACTATGCTTTTCACAAATGAACACGGAGAAGTTTGCCCAGCTGGCTGGAACAAAGGCGATAGCGGTATGAAAGCTGACCCTAAGGGCGTGGCTGATTATCTAAGCAAGAACGAAGGCAAGCTTTAA
- a CDS encoding hemerythrin domain-containing protein has translation MSIVWSKDFSIKNLELDEQHQIIFDITHEAYELAKRANEENLSKEDEAQIKEGLKGLIYRIFEYMKVHFKDEEKYMKELEFPLLEQHIKQHRELISKTKELLYLGADLKNFATEFKNFTTGWILEHFVNGDAWITNYKYKAFHVSEIHCSLESYKKLHNMKQDLNSQKHFTYICACKLKLTHIAQSIHDELLQKETVLKCDDCGQILVFLQDEIDEDSGNFASLKKELEELSI, from the coding sequence ATGTCTATAGTATGGTCTAAAGACTTTTCTATAAAGAATTTGGAGCTTGATGAACAACACCAAATTATATTTGATATAACACACGAAGCTTATGAGCTAGCCAAAAGGGCAAATGAAGAAAATTTAAGCAAAGAAGATGAAGCACAGATAAAAGAGGGGCTAAAAGGCTTAATTTATAGAATTTTTGAGTATATGAAGGTGCATTTTAAGGATGAGGAAAAATACATGAAAGAATTAGAATTTCCCTTACTTGAGCAGCACATAAAACAGCACAGGGAATTGATTAGCAAGACAAAGGAGCTTCTATATCTTGGTGCTGATTTAAAAAATTTTGCAACCGAATTTAAAAATTTCACTACAGGCTGGATACTAGAGCATTTCGTAAACGGCGATGCTTGGATAACAAACTACAAATACAAAGCCTTTCATGTAAGCGAAATTCACTGCTCCTTAGAAAGCTACAAAAAGCTTCACAACATGAAACAAGACTTAAATTCGCAAAAACATTTTACTTATATCTGTGCTTGCAAATTAAAGCTAACTCACATAGCACAAAGCATTCATGATGAACTTCTGCAAAAAGAAACTGTTTTAAAATGCGATGATTGCGGCCAAATTTTAGTATTTTTGCAAGATGAGATAGATGAAGATAGTGGAAATTTCGCGTCTTTGAAAAAAGAGTTAGAAGAGTTGAGCATATGA
- a CDS encoding flagellar assembly protein A, translating to MSKELVATFKPYELLKQEQSSRKVELDFEIVDFEFICEKNKRYKVYGKDNLEMFYSDDFFVKNFDKITQKFFINILPKKDLPFELKLKADSNLVKIEAKITSNRPFSYYENLKRDLYQCIYKTLAKNNLLTLRLDKNLDNNLENYIQVYKNGEAIQEFEFLLALGSYPIEHQNDEAIFYKQAQVKQIYDEGVYANPVPKDCLLFEYIYRKMGREGRNLRGEILALEPLKFVDNPFVLKDESIYKVEFADRAKYYANDYGFLRKDDRGFFISNTIQVSQVDLKNTGSIKTNVDENTVVEVLYNDVIEDAVKSGIVNIQSSDVKIRGSVGATKLNAKNLEIKGVTHKKSDITSKNAYIKTHKGFLEAENVYIENLEDGIVRAKNVYVKNCLSAKIEAQNIYIENLLNNNKLYPKKTLVIENSIKNLNLIHISPVNVLAADNTNDEYKNIKDLSIKVAKELELITTKMQNLYRYLVSNQVRVLQYKKDDENGNLSDLQERLLKLYENNIDKYNSYVKQYENIIYMKHKIHKKIDFFDTMCFKVNVYIKALNIGEANILAFYPQGSRYLEFKKMLGFVDTNKKFMLVKDDNNETYIKSKKNFNEIELENLKAYLEKLAGRDDFYEI from the coding sequence ATGAGTAAGGAATTAGTTGCTACTTTTAAGCCTTATGAACTCTTAAAACAAGAACAAAGCTCTAGAAAGGTGGAGCTTGACTTTGAGATAGTTGATTTTGAATTTATATGCGAGAAAAACAAAAGATACAAGGTTTATGGCAAAGACAATCTAGAAATGTTTTACTCTGATGATTTTTTCGTAAAGAATTTTGACAAAATAACGCAAAAATTTTTCATAAACATTCTTCCAAAAAAAGATTTGCCTTTTGAATTAAAGCTAAAAGCTGATTCAAATTTAGTAAAGATAGAAGCTAAAATAACAAGCAACCGTCCTTTTTCATACTATGAGAATTTAAAAAGAGATTTGTATCAGTGTATTTACAAGACTTTGGCTAAAAATAATCTTTTAACGCTAAGGCTAGATAAAAATTTAGATAACAACTTGGAAAACTATATTCAAGTATACAAAAACGGCGAAGCCATACAAGAATTTGAGTTCTTGCTTGCCTTAGGAAGCTATCCTATAGAGCACCAAAACGATGAGGCTATATTTTACAAACAAGCTCAGGTAAAGCAAATTTATGATGAGGGCGTTTATGCAAATCCGGTTCCAAAAGATTGCTTGCTTTTTGAGTATATATACAGAAAAATGGGCAGAGAGGGCAGGAATTTAAGGGGAGAAATTTTAGCTTTAGAGCCTTTAAAATTTGTGGATAATCCTTTTGTTTTAAAGGATGAAAGCATATATAAGGTCGAATTTGCAGATAGGGCTAAATACTACGCAAATGATTACGGCTTTTTAAGAAAAGATGACAGAGGTTTTTTTATCTCAAATACCATACAAGTTTCACAAGTTGATTTAAAAAACACAGGTTCTATAAAAACAAATGTAGATGAAAATACCGTGGTGGAGGTTTTGTATAACGATGTTATAGAGGATGCGGTAAAATCAGGTATCGTAAATATACAGTCAAGCGATGTAAAAATAAGAGGAAGCGTAGGCGCCACAAAGCTAAATGCAAAGAATTTAGAAATTAAGGGCGTAACGCATAAAAAATCAGACATAACAAGCAAAAATGCTTACATAAAAACCCACAAAGGCTTTTTAGAAGCTGAAAATGTATATATCGAAAATTTAGAAGACGGCATAGTAAGGGCAAAAAATGTTTATGTGAAAAACTGCTTATCAGCAAAGATAGAAGCACAAAATATCTACATAGAAAATCTTTTAAACAACAACAAGCTATACCCAAAGAAAACCTTAGTAATAGAAAATAGCATTAAAAACTTAAATTTGATACACATAAGCCCCGTAAATGTCCTAGCAGCTGATAATACCAATGATGAGTATAAAAACATAAAAGATTTAAGCATAAAGGTGGCTAAGGAACTTGAGCTAATAACAACTAAAATGCAAAATTTATACCGCTACCTAGTTTCTAATCAAGTTCGGGTTTTGCAGTATAAAAAAGACGATGAAAATGGAAATTTAAGTGATTTGCAAGAAAGATTGCTAAAACTTTATGAAAACAATATAGACAAATACAATTCCTATGTAAAGCAGTATGAAAATATAATATACATGAAACACAAAATACATAAAAAGATAGATTTTTTTGACACTATGTGTTTTAAAGTAAATGTCTATATCAAAGCTCTTAACATAGGCGAGGCAAATATCTTGGCCTTTTATCCGCAAGGAAGCAGGTATTTAGAATTTAAAAAAATGCTTGGCTTTGTGGATACCAACAAAAAATTCATGCTAGTAAAAGATGACAATAACGAAACTTACATAAAATCCAAGAAAAATTTTAACGAAATCGAGCTAGAAAATTTAAAAGCTTACCTAGAAAAGCTAGCAGGTAGAGATGATTTTTACGAAATTTAA
- the nrfH gene encoding cytochrome c nitrite reductase small subunit produces the protein MEKTKKISSVFAVFAILLFVLIALAFYTFINAKGISYLSNSSEACNNCHIMNDVYAAYTKSSHSKKIKGEAVATCGDCHLPHDFVGKWIAKAQSGVAHAYAFTFKLNDLPTNLSANAKSKAIVQENCINCHAEMVSNVVNPTTNIHAKNNSLSCVSCHAGVGHSRGF, from the coding sequence TTGGAGAAAACTAAAAAAATAAGTAGTGTTTTTGCAGTATTTGCGATTTTACTTTTCGTGCTTATTGCACTTGCATTTTACACCTTTATAAATGCTAAAGGTATCTCTTATTTATCAAATTCTAGCGAAGCCTGTAACAACTGTCACATAATGAATGATGTTTATGCAGCTTACACAAAGTCTTCGCATTCTAAGAAGATAAAAGGAGAAGCGGTAGCTACTTGTGGTGATTGTCATTTGCCGCATGACTTTGTGGGTAAATGGATAGCTAAGGCGCAAAGCGGCGTAGCGCATGCTTATGCTTTTACTTTTAAGCTAAATGACTTGCCTACAAATTTAAGTGCAAATGCGAAAAGTAAGGCTATAGTGCAAGAAAATTGTATAAACTGCCATGCTGAAATGGTTTCAAATGTAGTTAATCCAACTACAAACATCCATGCAAAAAACAATTCTTTAAGCTGCGTGTCCTGTCATGCTGGCGTGGGGCATTCTCGCGGTTTTTAA
- the panB gene encoding 3-methyl-2-oxobutanoate hydroxymethyltransferase gives MRKSMLSLLEKKGKNEKITMLTAYDYLSAKAVDEAGIDVILVGDSLAMVVLGLEDTLSVSLDEMLVFTKAVSRAAKNALVLSDMPFGSYEGCEYEALKNATRFIKEGRANAVKLEGGEEICKSIEMISKAKIPVVAHLGLTPQAINALGGYKVQGKNYEAAQKLLKDSRAVESAGASMLVLECVPTKLAQKITQELKIPTIGIGAGKYCDGQVLVYHDLLGINEDFKPKFVKRYANFNPKEAVKEYIKEVKGGIFPSADFSFDLDDEWLDKLY, from the coding sequence ATGAGAAAGAGTATGTTAAGCCTTTTAGAAAAAAAGGGCAAAAATGAAAAAATCACTATGCTAACCGCTTATGATTACCTAAGTGCAAAGGCTGTGGATGAGGCCGGTATAGATGTGATTTTGGTTGGTGATTCCTTAGCTATGGTTGTTTTAGGGCTTGAAGATACCTTAAGCGTAAGCCTTGATGAAATGCTAGTTTTCACAAAGGCTGTTTCAAGAGCTGCTAAAAACGCCCTTGTTTTAAGCGATATGCCCTTTGGTTCTTATGAGGGCTGTGAGTATGAAGCCTTAAAAAACGCTACAAGATTTATAAAAGAGGGTAGGGCAAATGCCGTAAAACTTGAGGGTGGAGAAGAAATTTGTAAAAGCATAGAAATGATAAGCAAGGCAAAAATTCCTGTAGTTGCACACCTAGGACTGACCCCACAAGCTATAAACGCACTTGGAGGATACAAGGTGCAGGGTAAAAATTACGAGGCAGCTCAAAAATTATTAAAGGACTCAAGAGCGGTTGAGAGTGCTGGGGCTTCTATGCTTGTTTTAGAATGTGTGCCTACAAAATTAGCGCAAAAAATCACACAAGAGCTTAAAATTCCAACTATAGGCATAGGTGCTGGAAAATACTGCGATGGACAGGTCTTAGTTTATCACGATTTGCTGGGCATAAATGAGGACTTTAAGCCAAAATTTGTAAAAAGATACGCAAATTTTAATCCAAAAGAAGCGGTAAAAGAGTATATAAAAGAGGTTAAAGGCGGTATTTTTCCTAGTGCTGACTTTTCTTTTGACTTAGATGATGAATGGCTTGATAAGCTTTATTAG